The Streptomyces asoensis DNA window ACAGGTGGTGGGAGTGGGCGGTGGAGGAAGCGGCGGTGGTAGTCACGGTCTCCGGGTTCGGGGCTCTCGACTGCGTACGACAACCGGGCCACCCTACCGGCGGCCCACCGCTGTCCACGTGTCATCGAGGCCGGACCCACCACGGGTGGGACCCACGTCACAACCCGACACCGTGACGGAACGACCCCGCGCGTCCCGGTCCCCGGGAGGCGGCCGGGTGTACGTCGCGGGCACGACCAGGGGTGCGGCGGGGACGGGGTGGGGGGCGTGTCCGGAGTGCGACCAGGGACGCGTCCGGGGCATGGCCAGGGCACATCGGCGGGTACGGCGCCGGCGCTACCGGGGTGCGGCTGGGACAGCGCCGGGGCGGCTCAGGTGGCCCGGCGCCGTTGGCGGCCGGGGCCCGACGCCGGTTGCAGACGGGGCCCGACGGCCGACGTGGACGGAGCGCCACGGCCGGTGCGGTCGGGGCCCGACGGCCCGTGCGGCTCGGGTGGGACGGCGCCTGGACGGCGCGGCGCGTGCCGTGCAGGCGCCGGCCCCGGCCTGTCCACTGCTCGCCCGCGGCGCGGCCCAGGCCGCCGGATGGCCCTCGCGGCGCACGGGTCCTCAGGTCGTAGGACGCCCGCCGGCACCGGATGTCACCGCGGGTCCGTCCGCAGGCGGGTCGTCACCCACGCGCCGAACAGGGCGACGGCCGCCATCGGCAGGAAGACGGCGGCGAAGGCCGCCGGGTGGGAGCCGCCGGACGCGGTGGCCGTCGCCGCGGCCGTGTGCGCCACGCTTCCCCCGCCCAGCGCGGCGAACGCGGCGCCCCCGGCGGACAGCAGCAGCACGTTGGAGAGCCCGTCGGAGATCTGGAGGGCGGCGGAGTTCGTCCCGGCCTCCTCGGGAGCCGACAGCTGCAACAGCAGCACGCTGCTGGAGGAGATCACCAGCCCCATCCCCAGGCAGCCGAAGCCCCAGGCGACGGCCACCGTCCACACGGGAACGGCATGGACAAGGACACTGGGCGCGGTGGCGATGGCGGAAGCCGCCAGCACCATCCCCAGAGCCATCAGCCGCTCGCGGTACGGCTCCGCCCACGGCCGCGACTGCACCCACGACCCCAGCGCCCAGGTCGCCCCGCCGGCCGCGAGGGAGAACCCGGCGAGGGTCGGGCTGAGCCCCCGCTGCGTCACGAGCATCAGCGGCACGAAGGACTCGGCGGCGATGAAGGACCCGGCGGCCACTCCGCGCAGCAGCACGACGGACGGCAGCCCGCGGGCCGCCCGCCAGGTGCCGTGCGGAAGCAGCCCGAGCACGGCGGGCACGAGCAGCGCGACGCCCGCGGCCCCGGGGAGGAGGGAGAGCGGCCGCAGGTCCTGCGCCGCGTACTGCAACAGCCCGGCGCCGACGGAGATCCCGAGGGCGAGCCTGATCCGGCGCCGGTCGAAGGGGGCGACGGCCGCGCCCTCCACGGGGCCGCTCGCCCGCTGCCGTATCCGGGGCAGCGCGAGCGCGAGCGGCAGCACGACCAGGACGGGGATGCCGAGGAAGACCCACCGCCACCCCAGCTGCTCGGTCACCGCACCGGCGGCCAGCGGTCCCACCACGGACGGCACGACCCAGCAGGCGGCGAACGCGGCCATGATCGCGGGCCGCAGCCGTTCCGGGTAGGCCCGCCCGACGACGACGTACAGCGCGACGATCACCAGTCCCCCGCCGAGCCCCTGGACGGCCCGCCCGAGGATGAACACCCACATGCCGTTCGCGCTCCCTGCGAGCAGCAGCCCGGCGGCGAAGGCCGCGATGCCCCCGCCCAGGGGGCCGAGGGGCCCGCGCCGGTCCGACCACTGCCCGGCGAACACCATCCCGAAGAGGCTGGTGGTGAAGTACCCGGAGAACGCGAACGCGTACAGCGAGACCCCGTGGAGCTCCCGCGCCGCCACCGGCATGGCGGTCCCCACGGCGGTCGCCTCGAAGGCGATGAGCAGCACGACGGAGACGATCCCCACGGTGAGAGCCCGGTAGGAGCGCCCGAGCACGGTCCCGCCGTCCCGCTCAGGCTCGGGCTCCACTCGCGCGTCGGCGCAGACGCCGGCGTAAGCCTCCAGGCCGCCGCCGGAGTCGGCATCGGCGTCGGGAGAGCGCAGGTCTTCGTCGGCGACACCGGTGTCGCGGGGTTCGAGGGCAGCCATGGTCGTCAGCGTAAGGGCCACTACCGGCGATGACCCCTGTCGGAGGGCGGGTATCCACCGGGACGATGGTCGTACGACCGCCGCCGCCCCTCGGCGCCGTTTCATGAACGGCGTGTGGCAGTCGCGTTGCGGCGCCGCGATTGCCCTTGAGGCCCTCCCGACCCCGCCCGTACGGTCGACGTACCAAGTCCGGAACGGGCCTCCGACCCGCTTCCCGGCCTGGCCGTGTGCCCGAGTGGCTTAGGGACTCGCCTGCAAAGCGAGGTACGTGGGTTCAATTCCCGCCACGGCCTCCATCTGGCCTGACCAGGCAGAACGAGAGGGCGGCACCCCGAGAGGGGGGCCGCCCTCTCGGGCGTCCGGGCTCCGGTGCCGTCCGGGTCACGGGTGGGGGCCCGTGCGGTCGTAGGGGTCCCTCTGCCTCGGGCTGCCGGGGGACGGGACGGTCTGGAGCAGTACGCGGAGTGTGCGGCTGATCAACCCCTCGCCGGGGCTGGCCGTCATGTCCAGTCTGGCCAGCCTGATGCGCAGCTCCGCCTTCTGCAGTTTGCTCAGGTTGAGGGACGCGTCGACCTCGTGCAGGAGGTCGAGTACGCGCACCATCGCCCGCCCCTCGCGGCGGAAGACCCTCCTGTTCATGCTTCTTCGCTGAAGCCACTGGAACAGGGAGGCGGTCAGGGCGAGTGTCCAGGCGACGTAGTAGGCGGGATCGATCGACCCGCGCGTCTTCGGGTTGAAGGTCAGGAACGCGGCTCCGCCGAGCGACGCGGCCGCCAGAAGCGTGAAGAGACTTTCGCCGACCGTGGAGAGCCGGCTGCTCCGGTCGATCTTCTCCTGCATCTCCTCGGCGAGATCGAGCATCTTCTGCACGTCGTACCACTCGTCGTCCGCGTTCATGATGTGGAGATCCGGTCGTCGACGGCCTTGAGGAGGCCCAGGAGGAGCTTGTTGCGCTGGCCCGGGAGCAGAGTGGACCGGACGCCTTCCTCCTCCCAGACGAAATGGTCCAGCGCGGCGCACACGGGCAGGGCGTCCCACTCGAAGTCGGTCTGCCCCAGGGACG harbors:
- a CDS encoding MFS transporter, with the translated sequence MAALEPRDTGVADEDLRSPDADADSGGGLEAYAGVCADARVEPEPERDGGTVLGRSYRALTVGIVSVVLLIAFEATAVGTAMPVAARELHGVSLYAFAFSGYFTTSLFGMVFAGQWSDRRGPLGPLGGGIAAFAAGLLLAGSANGMWVFILGRAVQGLGGGLVIVALYVVVGRAYPERLRPAIMAAFAACWVVPSVVGPLAAGAVTEQLGWRWVFLGIPVLVVLPLALALPRIRQRASGPVEGAAVAPFDRRRIRLALGISVGAGLLQYAAQDLRPLSLLPGAAGVALLVPAVLGLLPHGTWRAARGLPSVVLLRGVAAGSFIAAESFVPLMLVTQRGLSPTLAGFSLAAGGATWALGSWVQSRPWAEPYRERLMALGMVLAASAIATAPSVLVHAVPVWTVAVAWGFGCLGMGLVISSSSVLLLQLSAPEEAGTNSAALQISDGLSNVLLLSAGGAAFAALGGGSVAHTAAATATASGGSHPAAFAAVFLPMAAVALFGAWVTTRLRTDPR